One stretch of Methyloversatilis sp. RAC08 DNA includes these proteins:
- a CDS encoding TolC family outer membrane protein: MTLLRRLSLYAVLSAAFPASFAVMPAAHAADDLVAIARAALANDAQYQSARSQSLATSEKLPQARAGLLPSLTVSGTTQWNDVTVKQPVNAASQHNSHNFNFQLTQPLFRWANWVQFEQGKLQVAAAEAQLAQARQDVLLRAAQAYFDLLYAHDVLASIEAQKDAASQQLALARKSFEVGTVTITDVHEAQSRFDLANAQGIAAASDIEVKRHALSLITGGAPAELRRMRRDVAFAMPEPARMDDWVERAQTDGLAVLTQLANQEIAAREIERQRAGHYPSVDLVATYGQNKNVVTFAGNPISNQTETATVGVQVSVPIFQGFGQESRVRESAYLLDRARAEVDLARRNAALQARQAYLGVANGIAQTAALRAAQVSSQSALDSNKLGYEVGVRINIDVLNAQQQLFATRRDMAKAQYDTMLAQLRLKAAAGQLGEEEIAVVNALLE, from the coding sequence ATGACCCTGTTGCGACGTCTGTCGCTGTACGCCGTGCTGTCGGCCGCGTTTCCAGCCAGTTTCGCAGTCATGCCGGCGGCGCACGCGGCCGACGATCTGGTCGCGATCGCGCGGGCGGCGCTCGCCAACGATGCGCAATACCAGTCGGCGCGCTCGCAAAGCCTGGCGACCTCCGAGAAGCTGCCGCAGGCGCGCGCCGGCCTGCTGCCCAGCCTGACCGTAAGCGGCACCACGCAATGGAACGACGTGACCGTGAAGCAGCCGGTCAATGCCGCCTCGCAGCACAACTCGCACAACTTCAACTTCCAGTTGACGCAACCGCTGTTCCGCTGGGCCAACTGGGTGCAGTTCGAACAGGGCAAGCTGCAGGTCGCGGCGGCCGAGGCGCAGCTGGCGCAGGCGCGGCAGGACGTGCTGCTGCGTGCTGCACAGGCCTACTTCGATCTGCTGTACGCGCACGACGTGCTGGCGTCGATCGAAGCCCAGAAGGACGCCGCATCGCAGCAGCTCGCACTGGCGCGCAAGAGCTTCGAAGTGGGCACCGTCACCATCACCGACGTGCATGAAGCGCAGTCGCGCTTCGATCTGGCGAACGCGCAGGGCATCGCGGCAGCGAGCGACATCGAAGTGAAGCGCCACGCGCTGTCGCTGATCACCGGTGGCGCACCGGCCGAGCTGCGCCGCATGCGGCGCGACGTCGCGTTCGCGATGCCGGAGCCGGCGCGCATGGACGACTGGGTGGAACGTGCGCAGACCGACGGACTGGCGGTGCTGACCCAGCTGGCGAATCAGGAGATCGCGGCGCGCGAAATCGAGCGCCAGCGTGCCGGCCACTATCCGAGCGTCGATCTGGTGGCGACCTATGGCCAGAACAAGAACGTGGTCACCTTCGCCGGCAACCCGATCTCGAACCAGACCGAAACCGCCACCGTTGGCGTGCAGGTGTCGGTGCCGATCTTCCAGGGTTTCGGGCAGGAATCGCGCGTGCGCGAGTCGGCCTACCTGCTCGACCGGGCGCGCGCCGAGGTCGATCTGGCGCGGCGCAACGCCGCTCTGCAGGCACGTCAGGCCTATCTGGGCGTGGCCAACGGCATCGCGCAGACAGCGGCCCTGCGCGCCGCGCAGGTGTCGTCGCAGTCCGCACTGGATTCGAACAAGCTGGGTTACGAGGTCGGCGTGCGCATCAATATCGATGTGCTCAACGCACAGCAGCAGTTGTTCGCCACGCGGCGCGACATGGCGAAGGCGCAATACGACACGATGCTTGCGCAGCTCAGGCTGAAAGCCGCCGCCGGCCAGCTCGGCGAAGAGGAAATCGCCGTGGTGAATGCGTTGCTCGAGTAG
- a CDS encoding rhodanese-like domain-containing protein, producing the protein MKQMTVAELAAWLAEPQGEKPQLLDVREAHEWAICRVEGSQHIPMGTIPSRLDALDPARPLVCICHHGGRSMQVAIFLERNGFGEVYNLAGGVDAWALQVDPSMARY; encoded by the coding sequence ATGAAGCAGATGACGGTGGCCGAGCTGGCGGCGTGGCTGGCAGAACCGCAGGGCGAGAAGCCGCAGTTGCTCGATGTGCGCGAAGCGCACGAGTGGGCGATCTGCCGGGTCGAAGGCAGCCAGCACATTCCGATGGGCACCATCCCGTCGCGCCTCGATGCGCTCGATCCGGCGCGACCGCTGGTGTGCATCTGCCACCACGGCGGGCGGTCGATGCAGGTGGCGATCTTTCTTGAGCGCAACGGCTTCGGCGAGGTGTACAACCTGGCCGGGGGCGTCGACGCCTGGGCGCTGCAGGTCGATCCGTCGATGGCGCGGTACTGA
- a CDS encoding protein-L-isoaspartate O-methyltransferase family protein, producing MDIEQARFNMVEQQIRPWDVLDQDILDLLFVVRRENFVPAALRDLAFVDTPIPLGHGAEMLEPKIEARVLQELHVRSTDTALEIGTGSGYMAALLGARASQVTTVEIEPALAERARENLIAAGALNVRVEVGDAAQGWPVHAPYDVILVSGGLPVLPQELVAQLRPGGRLIAFIGEAPLMNATLVTLNADGSQTQEILFETLLPTLRNARGAQRFVF from the coding sequence ATGGATATCGAGCAGGCTCGCTTCAATATGGTGGAACAGCAGATCCGGCCGTGGGACGTGCTGGATCAGGACATTCTCGACCTGCTGTTCGTCGTCAGACGTGAAAACTTCGTGCCGGCCGCGTTGCGCGATCTGGCCTTCGTCGATACGCCGATTCCGCTCGGCCACGGCGCGGAAATGCTGGAACCCAAGATCGAAGCCCGCGTGCTGCAGGAACTGCACGTGCGCAGCACCGATACGGCGCTTGAGATCGGCACCGGCTCCGGCTACATGGCGGCACTGCTCGGCGCACGCGCCAGTCAGGTGACGACGGTCGAAATCGAACCGGCGCTGGCCGAGCGTGCGCGCGAAAACCTGATCGCCGCCGGCGCGCTGAACGTGCGTGTCGAAGTCGGCGATGCGGCGCAGGGCTGGCCGGTGCATGCGCCGTACGACGTGATCCTGGTGTCAGGCGGCCTGCCGGTGCTGCCGCAGGAACTGGTCGCGCAACTGCGTCCGGGCGGCCGGCTGATCGCTTTCATCGGCGAAGCACCGCTGATGAATGCCACGCTGGTGACGCTGAACGCCGACGGCAGCCAGACGCAGGAAATCCTGTTCGAAACGCTGTTGCCGACGCTGCGCAATGCGCGCGGCGCCCAGCGTTTCGTGTTCTGA
- a CDS encoding efflux RND transporter permease subunit, which yields MSAYARFISNHPLANITFVVVLLLGLISYLGLPREQDPEINFNWVQITAALPGASPEDVEKRVLQPLEDAIKNVSDIRFISSAARDGLAGILVRFDDIEPAVFDKRINDLRREIQNKARAELPVEAKEPQIIEVTSSNGFPTAQVLLTGQADDEVLRAIGRELRTDLERMRGVDRVFALGLHDPELRIEYSAQAAQARGLLPTDIADGVAGWFRDVFAGRQRAGEQEWLVRVVGQDADPAWLADVGVAASTRGGAMVKLDEVAGVVRARARPTQMVSSGGQASVLFSVSKKAGVNTLAMVERINDYVERKNAVLTPQGLKLELMDDQTVPTREAISIMEWNALFGLMCVIGLCWIFLGTRIALLVGLGVPFSLAGTFAVLSATGDTLNISVLLGVVIALGMLVDDAVVVVEAIYYRLQRGASPIEAVADGVREVWTPVVASVATTMAAFLPLMLLPGIVGDFMFVIPFVVTLALAISLIEAFWMLPAHVLSLGPVARAPGREQRARIAFTRVLRHRYAQALAWAVRHWIVLCLIVASLIAGAIGAAATGLIRVQFFAFDPMRIFYVNVDMPAGSPISATLARVEQLETEVRRQMQDGEARRIASIAGAKFTDAEALFGDSYGQVVVALLPRAGDGREVGDMVEGMRAAVTALPGPGTISFTQLSGGPPVQKPVKIRVRGDDLAELRAATAEVRRILESMDGTRDITDDDTPGRPQLALRLDRDALRDAGLSASQVARAVRLQVEGEIVAITRDQGAKLEVRVAAAGVTDDDVMRVLDAPIALPNGGATTLRALVGSESTRGPGVIKHYNLRRTITLEANLDTEKLNSIGVAESVRVAWEAQRTRFPRTDLDFSGELEDVQESLDAMKVLFLLGLGLIYLILAAQFRSYWQPMMILATVPLAFTGVAVGLLVSGSPLSLYTLYGVIALTGIVVNSAIVLIDAANERLKAGMSVMHAAIYAARRRVVPIIITTSTTVGGLFSLAAGIGGYSMLWGPVAGAIVWGLGVATVLTLFVMPALYIACMRRSVLLRRVADAAQQATITA from the coding sequence ATGAGCGCCTACGCGCGTTTCATCAGCAATCATCCGCTGGCCAACATCACCTTCGTCGTGGTGCTGCTGCTCGGCCTGATCAGCTACCTCGGGCTGCCACGCGAGCAGGACCCGGAAATCAATTTCAACTGGGTGCAGATCACCGCCGCACTGCCCGGCGCGTCGCCGGAAGACGTCGAGAAGCGGGTGCTGCAGCCGCTGGAGGACGCGATCAAGAACGTGTCCGACATCCGCTTCATTTCGTCGGCGGCGCGCGACGGACTGGCCGGCATCCTGGTGCGTTTCGACGACATCGAGCCGGCGGTGTTCGACAAGCGCATCAATGACCTGCGGCGCGAAATACAGAACAAGGCGCGGGCCGAACTGCCGGTCGAGGCGAAGGAACCGCAGATCATCGAGGTGACCAGCTCGAACGGATTCCCGACGGCACAGGTGCTGCTGACCGGACAGGCGGACGACGAGGTACTGCGCGCGATCGGCCGCGAACTGCGCACCGATCTCGAACGCATGCGCGGCGTCGACCGCGTGTTCGCGCTCGGCCTGCACGACCCGGAACTGCGCATCGAGTATTCAGCGCAGGCGGCGCAGGCGCGCGGCCTGCTGCCGACCGACATCGCCGATGGCGTGGCCGGCTGGTTCCGCGACGTGTTTGCCGGCCGGCAGCGCGCCGGCGAGCAGGAATGGCTGGTGCGCGTGGTCGGCCAGGACGCCGATCCGGCCTGGCTGGCCGACGTCGGCGTCGCCGCGTCGACCCGGGGCGGCGCGATGGTGAAGCTCGACGAGGTGGCGGGCGTCGTGCGGGCGCGGGCGCGCCCGACCCAGATGGTGTCATCCGGCGGTCAGGCCAGCGTGCTTTTTTCGGTCAGCAAGAAGGCGGGCGTGAATACGCTGGCCATGGTCGAGCGCATCAACGACTACGTCGAACGCAAGAATGCGGTGCTGACTCCGCAGGGCCTGAAGCTCGAACTGATGGACGACCAGACCGTGCCGACGCGCGAAGCCATTTCCATCATGGAGTGGAATGCGCTGTTCGGCCTGATGTGCGTCATCGGCCTGTGCTGGATTTTTCTCGGCACGCGCATCGCGCTGCTGGTCGGTCTCGGCGTGCCGTTCTCGCTCGCCGGCACCTTTGCCGTGCTGTCGGCCACCGGCGACACGCTGAACATATCCGTGCTGCTGGGCGTGGTGATCGCGCTCGGCATGCTGGTGGACGATGCCGTGGTGGTGGTCGAGGCGATCTACTACCGGCTGCAGCGCGGCGCCTCGCCGATCGAAGCGGTCGCCGACGGCGTGCGCGAGGTGTGGACGCCGGTCGTCGCCTCCGTCGCCACGACGATGGCCGCCTTCCTGCCGCTGATGCTGCTGCCCGGCATCGTCGGCGACTTCATGTTCGTCATTCCATTCGTCGTGACCCTGGCGCTTGCGATCAGCCTGATCGAGGCGTTCTGGATGCTGCCGGCGCATGTGCTGTCGCTCGGCCCGGTGGCACGGGCGCCCGGCCGCGAACAGCGCGCGCGCATCGCCTTCACGCGCGTGCTGCGCCACCGCTACGCGCAGGCGCTGGCCTGGGCGGTGCGCCACTGGATCGTGCTGTGCCTGATCGTTGCCTCGCTGATCGCCGGCGCCATCGGCGCGGCCGCGACCGGCCTGATCAGGGTGCAGTTCTTCGCCTTCGACCCGATGCGCATCTTCTACGTCAATGTCGACATGCCGGCCGGCAGCCCGATCAGCGCCACGCTGGCGCGGGTCGAACAGCTCGAAACCGAAGTACGCCGGCAGATGCAGGACGGCGAGGCACGGCGCATCGCATCGATCGCCGGCGCCAAGTTCACCGACGCCGAAGCCCTGTTCGGCGATTCCTACGGTCAGGTGGTGGTCGCACTGCTGCCGCGTGCCGGGGACGGACGCGAAGTCGGCGACATGGTCGAAGGCATGCGCGCCGCCGTCACCGCCCTGCCCGGCCCCGGCACGATCAGCTTCACCCAGCTGTCGGGCGGGCCGCCGGTGCAGAAGCCGGTCAAGATCCGTGTGCGGGGCGACGACCTGGCCGAGTTGCGCGCCGCCACCGCCGAGGTGCGGCGCATCCTGGAATCAATGGATGGCACGCGCGACATCACCGACGACGACACGCCGGGCCGCCCGCAGCTGGCACTGCGGCTGGACCGCGATGCGCTGCGCGACGCGGGGCTCAGCGCGTCGCAGGTGGCGCGCGCGGTGCGCCTGCAGGTCGAAGGCGAAATCGTCGCCATCACCCGCGATCAGGGTGCAAAACTGGAGGTGCGCGTGGCAGCGGCCGGCGTGACCGACGACGACGTGATGCGGGTGCTCGACGCACCGATCGCACTGCCGAATGGGGGGGCCACCACGCTGCGCGCGCTGGTCGGCAGCGAATCGACGCGGGGCCCCGGCGTCATCAAGCACTACAACCTGCGCCGCACCATCACGCTGGAAGCCAACCTCGATACCGAAAAGCTCAATTCGATCGGCGTCGCCGAGTCGGTGCGCGTCGCGTGGGAAGCCCAGCGCACGCGCTTCCCGCGCACCGATCTCGACTTTTCCGGCGAACTGGAAGACGTGCAGGAAAGCCTGGACGCGATGAAGGTGCTGTTCCTGCTCGGCCTCGGCCTGATCTATCTGATCCTCGCCGCGCAGTTCCGCAGCTACTGGCAGCCGATGATGATTCTGGCCACCGTGCCGCTGGCGTTCACCGGCGTGGCGGTCGGCCTGCTGGTCAGCGGGTCGCCGCTGTCGCTCTACACGCTGTACGGCGTGATCGCGCTGACCGGCATCGTCGTCAATTCGGCCATCGTGCTGATCGACGCCGCCAACGAGCGCCTGAAGGCCGGCATGAGCGTGATGCACGCGGCGATCTACGCGGCGCGCCGGCGCGTCGTGCCCATCATCATCACGACCAGCACGACGGTCGGCGGCCTGTTTTCGCTGGCGGCCGGCATCGGCGGCTATTCGATGCTATGGGGGCCGGTGGCGGGCGCCATCGTGTGGGGACTGGGCGTGGCAACCGTGCTCACGCTGTTCGTGATGCCGGCGCTGTACATCGCCTGCATGCGGCGCAGCGTGCTGCTGCGCCGGGTCGCTGACGCAGCGCAGCAGGCTACAATCACGGCTTGA
- a CDS encoding efflux RND transporter periplasmic adaptor subunit, translating into MTDFFRQAARAAAFCLGFTVFAGHAQTTATPPTSPAVVFKPFAEVATYPGRDAPAQAVALNRTQLAAEVSARVASTHADPGERVNKGQVLVRLDTRDYQLALERALAQRKAAEARLAQADAQLRRTRTLQAQNFVSPEALTQRETEVEVVRADVSVAANAVDLAQRNLDKCVLRAPYDAIVRTRDASAGSLAGAGMVLMTLEDATRVEVSARVAPRDLASLRAAKSVEFVSPAGRSAVRIARVSPAIDDASRTHEVRAAFTGTRAPAGAEGRLAWTDPAPHVPAELVTRRDGNGGRSLLGVFVLRDGAARFVELPGAQEGRPAATDLPLDARIATEGRNSLRDGQKMP; encoded by the coding sequence ATGACTGATTTTTTCCGGCAGGCCGCGCGCGCTGCCGCGTTCTGCCTCGGCTTCACCGTCTTCGCCGGCCACGCGCAGACCACGGCCACGCCGCCGACTTCGCCTGCCGTCGTCTTCAAGCCCTTCGCCGAGGTCGCCACCTACCCCGGACGCGACGCGCCGGCGCAGGCAGTGGCGCTGAACCGCACCCAGCTCGCAGCCGAAGTGAGTGCCCGCGTGGCGTCGACGCATGCCGACCCGGGCGAACGGGTGAACAAGGGGCAGGTGCTGGTGCGGCTCGATACGCGTGACTACCAGCTCGCGCTGGAGCGCGCGCTGGCGCAGCGCAAGGCGGCCGAGGCGCGTCTGGCGCAGGCCGACGCGCAATTGCGCCGTACGCGAACGTTGCAGGCACAGAATTTCGTGTCGCCCGAGGCGCTGACCCAGCGCGAAACCGAAGTCGAAGTGGTGCGCGCCGACGTGTCGGTGGCGGCCAATGCGGTCGATCTGGCACAGCGCAATCTCGACAAGTGCGTTCTGCGTGCGCCCTACGACGCCATCGTGCGCACGCGTGACGCATCGGCGGGTTCGCTGGCCGGCGCCGGCATGGTGCTGATGACGCTGGAAGATGCGACGCGGGTCGAGGTGAGCGCCCGCGTGGCGCCGCGCGACCTGGCGTCGCTGCGCGCCGCGAAGTCGGTCGAGTTCGTGTCGCCGGCCGGACGCAGCGCGGTGCGCATCGCCCGCGTGTCGCCGGCCATCGACGACGCCAGCCGCACGCACGAGGTGCGCGCCGCCTTCACCGGCACGCGTGCGCCGGCGGGGGCAGAAGGCCGGCTGGCCTGGACGGATCCGGCGCCGCACGTGCCGGCAGAACTGGTGACCCGGCGCGACGGTAATGGCGGTCGCAGCCTGCTCGGCGTATTCGTGCTGCGCGACGGTGCAGCCCGCTTCGTCGAACTGCCGGGTGCGCAGGAAGGGCGCCCGGCCGCGACCGATCTGCCGCTCGACGCCCGCATCGCAACCGAAGGCCGCAACAGCCTGCGCGACGGACAGAAAATGCCATGA
- a CDS encoding TetR/AcrR family transcriptional regulator, translating into MSEHSPLLPVPDSADSHPLVRRGRPALVDPATLVACALDLFVEKGYAATRLEDVALAAGVSKGTLYLYFDSKAALFAAVVRQGLVPALAGGEALLDSHHGSGADLMRELLWGWWRLIGATRLGGLPKLMVAEARNFPDIAELYHREVMARGCVLVGRAIDYGHARGEFRVAGDPCTVQAVMAPLLLRVLMKHSFGCVDHAAPAGDASAESTDIAASIEFVIRALEHD; encoded by the coding sequence ATGTCAGAGCACTCGCCCCTGCTTCCCGTTCCGGATTCCGCAGACTCGCATCCGCTCGTCCGGCGCGGCCGGCCGGCACTGGTCGACCCGGCCACGCTGGTGGCGTGCGCGCTCGACCTGTTCGTCGAAAAGGGCTACGCCGCGACCCGCCTCGAGGACGTGGCGCTTGCGGCAGGCGTATCCAAGGGCACGCTCTATCTGTATTTCGATTCCAAGGCCGCACTGTTCGCCGCTGTCGTGCGCCAGGGGCTGGTGCCGGCCCTGGCCGGCGGTGAGGCCTTGCTGGACAGCCATCACGGCAGCGGCGCCGACCTGATGCGCGAACTGCTGTGGGGCTGGTGGCGACTGATCGGCGCCACGCGGCTGGGCGGGCTGCCCAAGCTGATGGTCGCCGAAGCACGCAACTTCCCGGACATCGCCGAGCTCTACCACCGCGAAGTGATGGCGCGCGGCTGCGTACTTGTCGGCCGCGCCATCGATTACGGCCATGCGCGCGGCGAGTTCCGCGTGGCCGGCGACCCCTGCACGGTGCAGGCCGTCATGGCGCCGCTGCTGCTGCGCGTGCTGATGAAACATTCCTTCGGCTGTGTCGATCACGCTGCGCCTGCGGGGGATGCGTCTGCTGAATCGACCGACATTGCCGCTTCCATCGAATTCGTCATCCGGGCGCTCGAACATGACTGA
- the gcvT gene encoding glycine cleavage system aminomethyltransferase GcvT, with protein MAIPDQAALQRTPFHDLHLAAGAKMVPFAGWSMPIQYAPGILQEHLHTRSQAGLFDVSHMGQIDVTGSGACAWLESLTTADLAALPPGRQTYSLLPNTAGGLIDDLMIQRLGDGFHVVCNASRCADVLAWLAAHLPGADCQYALREDLALLALQGPLAESVLQPLVDVAVMRFLDVRTALYGDVALRISRSGYTGEDGFEISLPAASAARFAQRLLDHENVRWTGLGARDTLRLEAGMCLYGNDIDDTTTPVSASIGWAVGAARRAGGARAGGFPGAAVILGEFQEPPPRVRVGLLPDGRAPQRAGTKLLGADGREVGVITSGNHSPTLGRPVAMGYLDRAVKLSGEALHIDSRGQSVSVSLTSMPFVPTRYRR; from the coding sequence ATGGCAATCCCGGATCAGGCCGCACTGCAGCGCACGCCTTTCCACGACCTTCACCTCGCCGCCGGGGCGAAGATGGTGCCGTTCGCCGGCTGGTCGATGCCGATCCAGTACGCGCCGGGCATCCTCCAGGAGCACCTGCACACGCGCAGCCAGGCCGGCTTGTTCGACGTGTCGCACATGGGGCAGATCGACGTCACCGGAAGTGGCGCCTGCGCCTGGCTGGAATCGCTGACCACCGCCGATCTGGCCGCGCTGCCGCCCGGCCGCCAGACCTATTCACTGCTGCCCAACACGGCCGGCGGCCTCATCGACGATCTGATGATCCAGCGGCTGGGCGACGGCTTTCACGTGGTGTGCAACGCCTCGCGCTGCGCCGACGTGCTGGCCTGGCTGGCCGCGCACCTGCCTGGCGCCGATTGCCAGTACGCGCTGCGCGAAGACCTTGCGCTGCTCGCGCTGCAGGGCCCGCTGGCCGAAAGCGTGCTGCAGCCGCTGGTTGACGTGGCCGTCATGCGCTTTCTGGATGTGCGCACCGCGTTGTACGGCGACGTGGCGCTGCGCATCAGCCGCAGCGGCTACACCGGCGAGGACGGCTTCGAAATTTCGCTGCCTGCGGCGTCGGCTGCCCGGTTTGCGCAGCGACTGCTCGACCACGAAAACGTACGCTGGACCGGACTGGGCGCGCGCGACACGCTGCGCCTCGAAGCCGGCATGTGCCTGTACGGCAACGACATCGACGACACGACGACGCCGGTGTCGGCATCGATCGGCTGGGCGGTCGGTGCCGCGCGCCGCGCCGGTGGTGCGCGTGCCGGAGGGTTCCCCGGTGCAGCCGTCATTCTCGGCGAATTTCAGGAACCGCCGCCGCGCGTGCGCGTCGGACTGTTGCCGGACGGCCGCGCGCCACAGCGCGCCGGCACGAAGCTGCTCGGCGCAGACGGCCGGGAAGTCGGCGTCATCACCAGCGGCAACCACAGCCCGACGCTGGGCCGGCCGGTGGCCATGGGCTATCTCGACCGGGCGGTGAAACTGTCCGGCGAAGCGCTGCACATTGATTCGCGCGGACAGTCGGTATCCGTTTCCCTCACCTCGATGCCCTTCGTACCCACCCGCTACCGACGCTGA